Proteins encoded within one genomic window of Kibdelosporangium phytohabitans:
- a CDS encoding DUF1844 domain-containing protein: MEGYQIVNDPTADPATSADDSANVRDLAEIPSVEVISRAAVMLMSAAAERLGLADPDPDTSPRRDLDEARRLITALAGLVTASVEYLGPHAGPVREGLQSLQRAFREGSAIPDEPGAGPGEKYTGPVY, from the coding sequence ATGGAAGGGTACCAGATCGTGAACGACCCCACCGCAGACCCTGCTACCAGCGCCGACGACAGTGCCAACGTCCGCGACCTCGCCGAGATTCCCAGCGTGGAGGTGATCAGCCGGGCCGCCGTGATGCTGATGTCGGCCGCGGCCGAGCGGCTGGGGCTCGCCGACCCCGATCCGGACACCTCGCCCCGGCGCGACCTGGACGAGGCCAGGCGGTTGATCACCGCGCTCGCCGGGCTGGTCACGGCCTCCGTCGAGTACCTCGGACCGCACGCCGGGCCGGTGCGGGAGGGCCTCCAGTCGCTGCAACGGGCCTTCCGCGAGGGCTCGGCCATCCCCGACGAGCCGGGCGCGGGCCCCGGTGAGAAGTACACCGGCCCCGTGTACTGA
- a CDS encoding IclR family transcriptional regulator: MLHAVSSQPSSRNQSSSLRRALSVLQYVSDRANETRGVPLSRIAEDLKISKSSVLRLTTPLLDTNLLIRDRQTGWFRLGHGALRLGQAYLASLDLRTVAAEPLRRMQRALGETCHLVVYEPPDVVYVDKVENDHQVRMASRIGNRVPAYRTAVGKAILAWLPEEAVQEAIDRGLPPVTDRTLADAEALRADLQRIRRRGYAIDDRENEEEVRCVAAPIFDHSDEVIGALSVSSLASRMKPARVREVGPLVMRYGIEISRVFGSAKMPAEVPRD, translated from the coding sequence ATGCTTCACGCTGTGTCCAGTCAGCCCAGTTCGCGTAATCAGTCGTCGTCCCTGCGACGCGCGCTTTCGGTACTCCAGTACGTGTCCGACCGGGCGAACGAGACCCGCGGTGTCCCGCTGTCGCGTATCGCCGAGGACCTGAAGATCAGCAAGAGCAGCGTGCTGCGCCTGACAACTCCCCTGCTCGACACAAATCTGCTCATCCGGGACCGGCAGACCGGCTGGTTCCGGCTAGGCCACGGCGCACTGCGCCTCGGCCAGGCCTACCTGGCGTCGCTGGACTTGCGCACCGTGGCCGCCGAGCCGCTGCGGCGCATGCAACGCGCGCTGGGCGAGACCTGTCATCTAGTCGTGTACGAGCCGCCGGACGTTGTCTACGTCGACAAGGTCGAGAACGACCACCAGGTACGAATGGCCTCCCGGATAGGCAACCGGGTGCCGGCCTACCGGACAGCCGTGGGGAAGGCGATTCTCGCGTGGCTGCCCGAAGAAGCCGTCCAGGAGGCGATCGACCGCGGTCTGCCGCCGGTCACCGACCGCACACTCGCCGACGCCGAGGCGTTACGCGCCGACCTGCAACGCATCCGGCGCCGCGGCTACGCCATCGACGACAGGGAGAACGAGGAGGAGGTCCGCTGTGTGGCGGCGCCGATCTTCGACCACAGCGACGAGGTGATCGGCGCGCTTTCGGTGTCCTCACTGGCATCCCGGATGAAGCCCGCGCGGGTGCGCGAGGTCGGGCCGCTGGTGATGCGCTACGGGATCGAGATCTCCAGGGTGTTCGGTTCGGCCAAGATGCCGGCCGAGGTGCCGAGGGACTGA
- a CDS encoding FAD-binding oxidoreductase encodes MSEVGRRNFLVGAGAAAVGVAATGTLGGTAVAQDAGQQEVAAVSLPAATVKPGDARYIDLVRGTNPRWIGAPEQVRVVNSTAQVVAAVQDAVTAGKQIGVRSGGHCYEDFVYSGKQVVLDLSELDDIGYDPAVNAISVGAGANLFQVYEALYRVWGVIIPGGSCGTVGAGGHISGGGYGLSSRQFGLTVDYLYGVEVVVVDASGKAKSVIATREANDPNRDLWWAHTGGGGGNFGVITRFLLKSRTATGTDPSTFLPKPPSEIFISSVALNWADITQADFTRVVDNFGKWHEQNSAPNSPYAGLFGLLKLNKRTFDPATKVVGGQVALLTQSDATAPNARKLLDDYLNAVFAGVQAQRTASVAQTGHHPALAQFDEPQRLPWLNGTYALSGGGWEFRGDYKSAYLRKGHTVEQIAATYQALATTDYNNPNALVQIDSYGCKINAVGSADTAVPQRDSVMKLQYQVYWKDPAEDAKHLQWFRNFYSSVYGSTGGVPVPNAVTDGCYVNYPDIDLSDPSFNKSGVSWSTLYYKGNYAKLRQVKAKYDPRNIFRHRQSIEP; translated from the coding sequence ATGAGTGAGGTAGGACGCCGGAATTTTCTGGTGGGAGCGGGCGCTGCGGCGGTGGGGGTCGCGGCGACGGGCACGCTCGGCGGTACCGCGGTGGCGCAGGACGCGGGCCAGCAGGAGGTGGCCGCGGTCAGCTTGCCCGCGGCCACCGTCAAGCCGGGTGATGCCAGGTACATCGACTTGGTCAGGGGCACCAACCCCCGCTGGATCGGTGCGCCGGAACAGGTGCGCGTGGTCAACTCGACCGCGCAGGTCGTTGCCGCGGTTCAGGACGCGGTGACGGCGGGCAAGCAGATCGGTGTGCGCAGCGGCGGGCACTGCTACGAGGACTTCGTCTACAGCGGCAAGCAGGTCGTGCTCGATTTGTCCGAGTTGGACGACATCGGCTACGACCCCGCGGTGAACGCCATCTCGGTCGGCGCGGGTGCGAACCTTTTTCAGGTTTACGAGGCGCTGTACCGGGTCTGGGGCGTCATCATCCCCGGCGGGTCGTGCGGCACGGTCGGCGCGGGCGGCCACATCAGCGGCGGTGGCTACGGGCTGAGCTCCCGGCAGTTCGGTCTGACCGTCGATTACCTGTACGGCGTCGAAGTCGTGGTCGTTGACGCTTCGGGCAAGGCCAAGTCGGTCATCGCCACGAGAGAGGCCAACGACCCCAACCGCGACCTGTGGTGGGCGCACACCGGTGGCGGCGGTGGGAACTTCGGCGTGATCACACGGTTCCTGCTGAAGTCACGCACCGCGACGGGCACCGACCCGTCGACGTTCCTGCCCAAGCCGCCGTCCGAGATCTTCATCAGCTCGGTCGCCCTGAACTGGGCGGACATCACCCAGGCCGACTTCACCAGGGTGGTGGACAACTTCGGCAAGTGGCACGAGCAGAACAGCGCGCCGAACTCGCCGTACGCCGGGCTTTTCGGGTTGCTGAAGCTGAACAAGCGGACGTTCGACCCGGCGACGAAGGTCGTCGGCGGGCAGGTCGCGCTGCTGACCCAGTCCGACGCCACCGCGCCGAACGCCCGCAAACTGCTCGACGACTACCTGAACGCGGTGTTCGCCGGTGTCCAGGCGCAGCGGACCGCGTCGGTCGCCCAGACCGGCCACCACCCCGCGCTGGCGCAGTTCGACGAGCCGCAGCGGTTGCCGTGGCTCAACGGCACGTACGCGCTCAGCGGCGGCGGCTGGGAGTTCCGCGGTGACTACAAGTCGGCGTACCTGCGCAAGGGGCACACCGTCGAGCAGATCGCCGCGACCTACCAGGCGCTGGCGACCACGGATTACAACAACCCCAACGCGTTGGTGCAGATCGACTCGTACGGCTGCAAGATCAACGCGGTGGGCTCGGCGGACACCGCGGTGCCGCAGCGCGACTCGGTGATGAAGCTGCAGTACCAGGTGTACTGGAAGGATCCGGCGGAGGACGCCAAGCACCTGCAGTGGTTCCGCAACTTCTACTCGTCGGTGTACGGCTCGACCGGTGGTGTTCCCGTGCCGAACGCGGTGACGGACGGCTGCTACGTGAACTACCCGGACATCGACCTGTCCGACCCGTCGTTCAACAAGTCCGGTGTGTCGTGGTCCACCTTGTACTACAAGGGAAACTACGCGAAGCTGCGTCAGGTCAAGGCGAAGTACGACCCGCGCAACATCTTCCGCCACCGCCAGTCGATCGAGCCCTAG
- the rpmI gene encoding 50S ribosomal protein L35, translated as MPKNKTHKGTAKRIRVTGKGKLKREMTGRRHILEKKSSKLTRRLEGTTDVSPNDEKRIKRLLGI; from the coding sequence ATGCCTAAGAACAAGACGCACAAGGGCACTGCCAAGCGCATTCGCGTGACCGGCAAGGGCAAGTTGAAGCGCGAGATGACCGGTCGCCGGCACATCCTGGAGAAGAAGTCCAGCAAGCTGACGCGTCGCCTTGAGGGCACCACTGACGTCTCCCCCAACGACGAGAAGCGCATCAAGCGCCTGCTCGGCATCTGA
- a CDS encoding TetR/AcrR family transcriptional regulator encodes MRADAKRNRAKILAAAEEVFVAAGSDASTEEVARRAGVAIGTVFRHFPTKNDLLAAIMKELADRLAGEAETLAAEGDPATALFTFFAGVVEQAAGRKTVVELLDVDIRVDSQLQTMRDAIGALLTRAQQAGAVRAGVRLDEVMALLTATSAGALRAGWDRDLRTRTLDVVFAGLRPR; translated from the coding sequence ATGCGCGCCGACGCCAAGCGCAACCGGGCCAAGATCCTCGCCGCGGCCGAGGAAGTCTTCGTCGCGGCAGGCTCCGACGCGTCCACGGAGGAGGTCGCCAGGCGCGCGGGTGTCGCGATCGGCACGGTCTTCCGGCACTTCCCGACCAAGAACGACCTGCTCGCCGCGATCATGAAGGAACTGGCCGACCGGCTCGCCGGTGAAGCGGAAACGCTTGCCGCCGAAGGTGATCCGGCCACCGCCCTGTTCACGTTCTTCGCGGGTGTCGTCGAACAGGCCGCCGGCAGGAAGACCGTGGTGGAGCTGCTGGACGTGGACATCCGGGTGGACAGCCAGCTCCAGACCATGCGCGACGCGATCGGAGCGCTTCTCACGCGCGCGCAGCAGGCGGGCGCTGTCCGCGCCGGTGTCCGGCTCGACGAAGTCATGGCGTTGCTGACCGCCACCAGCGCCGGTGCGCTGCGCGCGGGCTGGGACCGTGATCTTCGTACGCGCACGCTCGACGTCGTTTTCGCAGGCCTGCGGCCACGCTGA
- the pheS gene encoding phenylalanine--tRNA ligase subunit alpha, whose amino-acid sequence MSGANDPYDPKEVAALAPETLQQAVDKAKAEFSAADSLEALAAVKPAHLGDKSPLMVARREIGALAPKARSEAGKRVNETQAAIKAAFDERRAQLEIERDERVLNDETVDVTLPWARVPRGARHPVATLSELIADVFVGMGYEVAEGPEVEAEWFNFDALNFLPDHPARTTSDTFYVAPADSGLVLRTHTSPVQIRSLLDRELPVYVVCPGRTFRTDEMDATHLPVFNQVEGLAVDKGITMAHLKGTLDHFARAMFGPESKTRFRPHFFPFTEPSAEVDVWFPEKKGGAGWVEWGGCGMVDPNVLRACGVDADVYSGFAFGMGIDRTLQFRNGIPDMRDMVEGDVRFTTAFGTEAE is encoded by the coding sequence ATGTCCGGAGCCAACGACCCCTACGACCCTAAAGAGGTCGCGGCGCTCGCGCCGGAGACGCTTCAGCAGGCGGTCGACAAGGCTAAGGCCGAGTTTTCCGCCGCTGACAGCCTCGAAGCCCTCGCCGCGGTCAAACCGGCCCACCTCGGTGACAAGTCGCCGTTGATGGTCGCCCGCCGCGAGATCGGCGCGCTCGCGCCCAAAGCCCGCTCCGAGGCGGGCAAACGCGTGAACGAGACCCAGGCCGCGATCAAGGCGGCGTTCGACGAGCGCCGCGCGCAGCTGGAGATCGAACGCGACGAACGCGTCCTGAACGACGAGACGGTCGATGTGACGCTGCCGTGGGCCCGTGTGCCGCGTGGCGCCCGTCACCCCGTCGCCACGCTGTCCGAGTTGATCGCGGACGTCTTCGTCGGCATGGGCTACGAAGTCGCCGAAGGCCCCGAGGTCGAGGCCGAGTGGTTCAACTTCGACGCGTTGAACTTCCTGCCGGACCACCCGGCCCGTACGACGTCCGACACGTTCTACGTCGCGCCCGCGGACTCCGGGCTGGTGCTGCGCACGCACACCTCGCCGGTGCAGATCCGCTCGCTGCTGGACCGCGAACTGCCGGTGTATGTGGTCTGCCCTGGCCGCACGTTCCGCACCGACGAGATGGACGCCACGCACCTGCCGGTGTTCAACCAGGTCGAAGGCCTCGCGGTGGACAAGGGCATCACGATGGCGCACCTGAAGGGCACGCTGGACCACTTCGCCCGCGCCATGTTCGGCCCGGAGTCCAAGACCCGCTTCCGGCCGCACTTCTTCCCGTTCACCGAGCCGTCCGCCGAGGTGGACGTCTGGTTCCCGGAGAAGAAGGGCGGCGCGGGCTGGGTCGAGTGGGGCGGCTGCGGCATGGTCGACCCGAACGTGTTGCGCGCCTGCGGCGTGGACGCCGACGTCTACTCGGGGTTCGCGTTCGGCATGGGCATCGACCGGACGCTGCAGTTCCGCAACGGCATCCCGGACATGCGCGACATGGTCGAAGGGGACGTTCGCTTCACGACGGCGTTCGGAACGGAGGCGGAGTGA
- a CDS encoding HSP90 family protein, with protein sequence MSRSFGVDLRGIIELLSQHLYSSPRVYIRELLQNATDAITARDGGPARIVLEPAEHTGDGTLRISDSGIGLTEDEVHTLVSTLGRTSKRDELGFARQGFLGQFGVGLLSCFLVAEEIHLVSRSAKGGPAVRWTAGASGTYEVVADDSARAEIGTTVTLVPRRDAEHWLQHDMVAALAREFGELLPAEVLVGTERIAQPRLPWLRPSDEPYDAYVERLAGYCERTFGFRPFDVLPLEIPAAGLTGAAFVMPDTAHPGSRQAHRVYLKRMLVGDSVEGLLPDWAYFVRCAVNSSALRPTASRESLYQDEALLGVRDELGTVLKDWLVRLGATEPDRASALLAKHQLGMKSVALVDDDLLRLVEHWLPFETTDGYVTLRQFRRRHNSILFTPDVDEFRQLAPVAQAQGLGLLNAGYAYDSELMRRVAEVDGAVATRRVVPSELLAAMDRPDPVVEDQLRMSLRLARTVLERHDCDAVPREFDPISLPALLITDANRERQRDNAEISEHSDPLWAELLGRLAEPESTASQQLVLNTRNPLVRRLSELTDRTLAELTVESLYVHALLQSRRPMRPKDTAALNRSFLDLLDRAVRR encoded by the coding sequence ATGTCCAGATCGTTCGGCGTCGATCTCCGCGGCATCATCGAGCTGCTCAGCCAGCACCTCTACTCCAGCCCTCGGGTCTACATCCGGGAGCTGCTGCAGAACGCGACGGACGCGATCACCGCGCGCGACGGCGGCCCCGCCCGGATCGTGCTCGAACCGGCCGAGCACACCGGTGACGGCACGCTGCGGATCTCCGACAGCGGGATCGGGCTGACCGAGGACGAGGTGCACACCCTGGTGTCCACGCTCGGCCGCACCTCCAAGCGCGACGAGCTGGGTTTCGCGCGGCAGGGCTTCCTCGGCCAGTTCGGCGTCGGCCTGCTGTCCTGCTTCCTGGTCGCCGAGGAGATCCACCTGGTCAGCCGGTCGGCGAAGGGTGGTCCCGCGGTGCGCTGGACCGCCGGCGCGTCCGGGACGTACGAGGTGGTGGCCGACGACTCGGCGCGGGCCGAGATCGGCACGACTGTGACGCTGGTCCCGCGCAGGGACGCCGAACACTGGCTGCAGCACGACATGGTCGCCGCACTGGCCAGGGAGTTCGGCGAGTTGCTGCCCGCCGAGGTGCTGGTCGGCACCGAGCGGATCGCCCAGCCGCGACTGCCGTGGCTGCGGCCGTCGGACGAGCCGTACGACGCCTACGTCGAGCGGCTGGCCGGCTACTGCGAGCGGACGTTCGGCTTCCGGCCGTTCGACGTGCTGCCGCTGGAGATACCCGCGGCCGGGCTGACCGGTGCGGCCTTCGTGATGCCCGACACGGCGCATCCCGGTTCGCGCCAGGCACACCGCGTCTACCTCAAGCGCATGCTGGTCGGCGACTCGGTCGAAGGGCTGCTTCCCGACTGGGCGTACTTCGTCCGCTGCGCGGTGAACTCGTCCGCGCTGCGCCCGACGGCGAGCCGCGAGTCGCTGTACCAGGACGAGGCGCTGCTCGGGGTGCGCGACGAGCTCGGCACAGTGCTGAAGGACTGGCTCGTGCGGCTCGGCGCGACAGAGCCTGACCGCGCGTCCGCGTTGCTCGCCAAACACCAACTGGGTATGAAGTCCGTGGCGCTCGTGGACGACGACCTGCTGCGCCTGGTCGAGCACTGGCTGCCGTTCGAGACCACCGACGGGTACGTGACGCTGCGCCAGTTCCGCAGGCGCCACAACAGCATTCTGTTCACGCCGGACGTCGACGAGTTCCGCCAGCTCGCGCCTGTCGCCCAGGCGCAGGGGCTCGGCCTGCTGAACGCGGGTTACGCGTACGACTCGGAGCTGATGCGGCGGGTGGCCGAGGTCGACGGTGCCGTGGCGACCCGGCGTGTGGTGCCCAGCGAGTTGCTGGCGGCCATGGACCGGCCGGATCCCGTGGTCGAGGACCAGTTGCGCATGAGCCTGAGACTCGCGCGGACCGTGCTGGAACGGCACGACTGCGACGCCGTGCCGCGCGAGTTCGACCCGATCTCGCTGCCCGCGTTGCTGATCACCGACGCCAACCGGGAACGGCAGCGGGACAACGCCGAGATCAGCGAACACAGCGACCCGCTGTGGGCGGAACTGCTCGGCAGGCTGGCCGAGCCGGAGTCCACCGCGAGCCAGCAACTCGTGCTCAACACACGCAATCCCTTGGTGCGGCGGCTGTCCGAGCTGACCGACCGGACGCTCGCCGAGCTGACGGTCGAATCGCTGTACGTGCACGCGTTGCTGCAGTCCCGGCGGCCGATGCGGCCGAAGGACACGGCCGCGCTCAACCGTTCCTTCCTCGACCTGCTCGACCGGGCGGTGCGCCGATGA
- a CDS encoding TrmH family RNA methyltransferase → MSEHTRPGAVQLFTERTPRVAAARQLTKRAGRERAGRFLAEGAQAVREALRHGQVYEIFATETAEARNCELVTEARQAGVPVSTVTDRAADGLSETVTPQGIVAVCELVDVSLDEALTEPKLVAVLVGVSDPGNAGTVTRVADAAGADAVIFAGDTVDPHNGKCVRASTGSVFHLPLARSRNTTAVFDACRAAGLRLVAADGHATTELTGLDLSRPTAWVFGSEAHGLDAEVLDAVDDVVSVPVFGKAESLNLATAAAVCLYAGRLR, encoded by the coding sequence CTGAGCGAGCACACACGGCCCGGGGCGGTCCAGCTCTTCACCGAGCGGACGCCCCGGGTCGCTGCTGCCCGGCAGCTGACCAAACGCGCGGGCAGGGAACGGGCAGGCCGGTTTCTCGCCGAGGGCGCGCAGGCCGTCCGGGAAGCCCTGCGCCACGGCCAGGTGTACGAGATCTTCGCCACCGAGACGGCCGAGGCACGCAACTGCGAACTCGTCACCGAAGCGCGGCAAGCCGGCGTCCCGGTGTCCACGGTGACCGATCGAGCCGCTGACGGGCTCTCGGAGACCGTGACCCCGCAGGGCATCGTCGCGGTCTGCGAACTGGTGGACGTCTCGCTCGACGAGGCGCTCACCGAGCCCAAGCTGGTCGCTGTGCTGGTCGGCGTGTCCGACCCGGGCAACGCGGGCACGGTGACGCGGGTCGCCGACGCCGCGGGCGCTGACGCCGTGATCTTCGCCGGCGACACCGTGGACCCGCACAACGGCAAGTGCGTACGCGCCTCCACCGGCAGTGTCTTCCACCTGCCCCTCGCGCGTTCCCGCAACACCACGGCCGTGTTCGACGCGTGCCGCGCCGCCGGGCTGCGGCTGGTCGCGGCCGACGGGCATGCGACGACCGAGCTGACCGGGCTGGACCTGAGCCGGCCGACCGCGTGGGTGTTCGGCAGCGAGGCGCACGGGCTGGACGCCGAAGTGCTCGACGCTGTCGACGACGTGGTGAGCGTTCCCGTCTTCGGCAAGGCCGAGAGCCTCAACCTCGCGACCGCCGCGGCGGTTTGCCTTTACGCAGGGCGTTTGCGCTAA
- a CDS encoding LLM class flavin-dependent oxidoreductase: MRFSVNIPNFGDFADPRTVAAVAVAAEQAGWDALFVWDHVVHRKQIRRPFGDPWMLLSAAALATNRIKLGTLVTPVARRRPHQLARQVSTLDNLSGGRVILGTGLGAPVEDEYGSFGEPTDPVVLAEMLDEGLHLVDRYWSGDTVTHQGKHFTADDVALLPTPVQRPRVPIWVAGYWPNKRPMRRAARWDGVVPLFLSARHGFTPPVDEVRDLVKYVDSQRDPGPFEVVLGGTSPADPAKARDLIGPLADAGATWWDERRQQDELITELDPVLRRVEQGPPTL, encoded by the coding sequence GTGCGTTTCTCGGTGAACATCCCGAACTTCGGTGATTTCGCGGACCCCCGCACCGTCGCCGCGGTGGCGGTGGCGGCCGAGCAAGCCGGGTGGGACGCGCTGTTCGTCTGGGACCACGTGGTGCACCGGAAACAGATCCGGCGCCCCTTCGGTGACCCGTGGATGCTCCTGTCGGCGGCGGCACTGGCGACCAACCGGATCAAACTCGGCACGCTGGTCACCCCGGTCGCGCGACGGCGCCCGCACCAACTGGCCCGCCAAGTGTCCACGTTGGACAACCTCAGCGGCGGACGGGTGATCCTCGGAACCGGTCTCGGGGCGCCGGTGGAAGACGAGTACGGCAGCTTCGGCGAGCCGACCGACCCGGTGGTGCTGGCGGAGATGCTCGACGAAGGCCTGCACCTGGTGGACCGCTACTGGTCCGGTGACACCGTGACACATCAGGGAAAGCACTTCACGGCCGACGACGTGGCCCTGTTGCCGACACCGGTGCAACGCCCCCGCGTACCGATCTGGGTGGCGGGCTACTGGCCGAACAAGCGGCCCATGCGCCGCGCGGCCAGGTGGGACGGCGTCGTACCCCTGTTCCTGTCGGCCCGGCACGGCTTCACCCCGCCGGTCGACGAAGTCCGCGACCTGGTCAAGTACGTCGACAGCCAGCGGGACCCCGGGCCGTTCGAGGTGGTGCTCGGCGGGACGAGCCCGGCGGACCCGGCCAAGGCGCGCGACCTGATCGGCCCGCTGGCCGACGCGGGCGCGACCTGGTGGGACGAACGCAGGCAGCAGGACGAACTGATCACCGAGTTGGATCCCGTGCTGCGCCGCGTGGAACAAGGCCCGCCGACGCTCTAG
- the infC gene encoding translation initiation factor IF-3, whose protein sequence is MSSESRINDRIRVPEVRLVGPNGEQVGIVRIEDALRLAQEADLDLVEVAPQARPPVCKLMDYGKFKYESAQKARESRRNQVLTVIKEQKLRPKIDPHDYETKKRAVVRFLEHGNKVKITIMFRGREQSRPELGYRLLQRLADDVAELGIIESSPKQDGRNMIMVLAPHKNAKPKTKATTPQSDTDPAE, encoded by the coding sequence ATCAGCTCCGAGTCACGTATCAACGACCGCATCCGGGTGCCGGAGGTCCGACTGGTCGGACCGAACGGCGAGCAGGTGGGGATTGTCCGCATCGAGGACGCGCTCCGCCTCGCTCAGGAGGCGGATCTCGACCTCGTCGAGGTGGCCCCGCAGGCCCGCCCGCCTGTCTGCAAGCTCATGGACTACGGCAAGTTCAAGTACGAGAGCGCGCAGAAGGCCCGCGAGTCCCGGCGCAACCAGGTACTCACGGTGATCAAGGAGCAGAAGCTCCGGCCGAAGATCGACCCGCACGACTACGAGACCAAGAAGCGCGCCGTGGTGCGCTTCCTCGAGCACGGCAACAAGGTCAAGATCACCATCATGTTCCGCGGCCGTGAACAGTCCCGCCCGGAGCTCGGATACCGGTTGTTGCAGCGGTTGGCCGACGACGTGGCCGAGCTGGGGATCATCGAGTCCTCGCCCAAGCAGGACGGCCGCAACATGATCATGGTCCTGGCGCCGCACAAGAACGCCAAGCCCAAGACGAAGGCCACCACGCCGCAGTCCGACACCGACCCCGCCGAGTAG
- the rplT gene encoding 50S ribosomal protein L20, producing MARVKRAVNAQKKRRTTLELASGYRGQRSRLYRKAKEQVLHSLNYAYRDRRARKGDFRQLWITRINAAARQNGMTYNRFIQGLKVAGVEVDRKILAELAVSDPAAFTALVEVSRANVPAQDASAQDKA from the coding sequence GTGGCACGCGTCAAGCGGGCAGTCAACGCCCAGAAGAAGCGCCGCACGACCCTCGAGCTGGCCAGTGGCTACCGCGGCCAGCGCTCGCGGTTGTACCGCAAGGCCAAGGAGCAGGTGCTCCACTCGCTGAACTACGCCTACCGCGACCGCCGCGCCCGCAAGGGTGACTTCCGGCAGCTGTGGATCACCCGGATCAACGCCGCGGCGCGTCAGAACGGCATGACCTACAACCGCTTCATCCAGGGCCTGAAGGTCGCTGGTGTCGAGGTCGACCGCAAGATCCTCGCCGAGCTCGCGGTGAGCGACCCGGCCGCGTTCACCGCGCTGGTCGAGGTCTCCCGCGCCAACGTCCCGGCCCAGGACGCCTCGGCACAGGACAAGGCCTGA
- a CDS encoding Crp/Fnr family transcriptional regulator → MGQGLIEEVVKWRRRGLSEPWLEDSFMAELPLSALQRLERCAWLLNSSDHDVTGQRLAGEDLAPVLVVLTGAVKIFHARWDGPDVLVNVAGPGDVLNAEEVLTGSRTITRLEWNEHAHLMGVSHRKFREILDRDEDIRHALVRTMARRVQELTAQRGHIGRRVDQRLWAFLVQLARRHGMARADGVVLQVGLTRPDLAAAIGASANSVDTAIVRLRKAGMVTTGYASMVLHEVPNEDELDRTFWHWSA, encoded by the coding sequence ATGGGACAGGGACTGATCGAGGAAGTCGTCAAATGGCGTAGGCGCGGGCTGTCCGAGCCGTGGCTCGAGGACTCGTTCATGGCTGAGTTGCCGTTGAGCGCGTTGCAGCGACTCGAACGCTGTGCCTGGCTGCTCAACAGCAGCGATCATGACGTGACCGGACAACGGCTCGCGGGTGAGGACTTGGCTCCGGTGCTCGTCGTGCTGACTGGGGCTGTGAAGATCTTCCACGCAAGGTGGGACGGACCCGATGTGCTGGTCAATGTCGCTGGTCCGGGCGACGTACTCAACGCCGAGGAAGTGCTCACCGGTTCTCGGACCATCACCCGCCTAGAGTGGAACGAGCACGCCCATCTCATGGGCGTCTCGCACCGGAAGTTCCGTGAGATCCTGGACCGCGACGAGGACATCCGGCACGCGCTGGTGCGGACGATGGCGCGGCGGGTCCAGGAGCTGACGGCCCAGCGGGGGCACATCGGCCGGAGAGTCGACCAGCGGCTGTGGGCGTTCCTCGTGCAGCTGGCACGCCGGCATGGCATGGCACGAGCGGACGGCGTGGTCTTGCAAGTGGGCCTCACCCGGCCCGATCTCGCCGCCGCGATCGGCGCGTCGGCGAATTCCGTGGACACAGCGATCGTGCGGTTGCGCAAGGCCGGGATGGTGACAACCGGTTACGCCTCCATGGTTCTGCACGAGGTGCCCAACGAAGACGAACTCGACAGGACCTTCTGGCACTGGAGCGCCTAG
- a CDS encoding nuclear transport factor 2 family protein yields the protein MTPREAFARMQDHWLTGTEHGLMADDVVVETPFGQTKRVEGGETFTRIAREGRAALPVTFTECSTIAIHDTTDPEVIVVEYELAATVNATGEQHSAQFIGVLTVRDSKIVHWREYQDTAKITALLAS from the coding sequence ATGACACCCCGTGAGGCGTTCGCGCGCATGCAGGACCACTGGCTCACCGGAACCGAGCACGGGCTCATGGCCGATGACGTCGTCGTGGAAACCCCGTTCGGGCAGACCAAACGCGTCGAAGGCGGCGAGACCTTCACGCGGATCGCGAGAGAAGGCAGGGCCGCCCTGCCGGTGACGTTCACCGAATGCAGCACCATCGCCATCCACGACACGACGGATCCCGAAGTCATCGTCGTGGAGTACGAACTGGCCGCCACGGTGAACGCCACCGGCGAGCAGCACTCAGCCCAGTTCATCGGCGTCCTGACCGTGCGCGACAGCAAGATCGTGCACTGGCGCGAATATCAGGACACCGCGAAAATAACCGCGCTGCTGGCGAGCTAG